From one Octopus bimaculoides isolate UCB-OBI-ISO-001 chromosome 1, ASM119413v2, whole genome shotgun sequence genomic stretch:
- the LOC106874563 gene encoding breast cancer anti-estrogen resistance protein 3 homolog isoform X2 produces the protein MVGKHLDIHSWLEILSLQEYLPVFKDYASVEDLLLLNEADLRDLGVKDCTHRTKIVSSLCYLRDNYKNLPDKRNSWSQLSNAPPPPPSYFSPTIYDNNQNATNEKLQLDLHLELQGNPGNLRSYSWYHGQISRLAAEQLVVVNGDYLVRDSVSQPGDFVLSCGWHGVPMHFIINSKVLIDGYAEPKIIYLLEDDEFNSIPSLIDYYVKNSKPVTKASNVILKKAIARQLPLSSYDMKYGSPMNKNSGFYSSTPNISPKPSPFVTPNTTPPGSPTGMKDHLHKRTGSQPVLCLEQSSCDAPFSPTHLGRSDSVPSIGYSSPLSPIATPTMPSPPIHHTRCGSEPILSPQPVNPTFLTVPENSLNPASSESSLFKAPPPKPSRVASIKTKQRPTIEIRNAALYDDEMDYSELDQVVATPSWIKADKKLEFTYQQNLKNVSSVQGTSTNKNGKSLLKNKFPSKSKFPSGKDSINEEYTEQIFDVNYMKAKEITIPNDKSFRRSYNLQNYCGTLIPDENKPLDVHVFFKVYDILMDNPRRIAQHLTKIDVEFIRVLGEDDLGAGVLSGLELITLPQGSVLRQDILERCYTMQVFVATTILIWNKIVMRAQVLSKWIQVATELKNTLGNLFGFVNVMEGIGLKQVKRLRDTWLILRQDHTGSAMIYDKKLRGVHQTLTEGSFLLPLQNVSIPNILPVVSLMEKTLETMMDMMPWETNNSTFDLESFFVHLDTARLISSQIALYKMSSQSLTGELREAPELQEVLRTEFQVRLLWGKKGSVTNPLERYEIFDKILTAMSNQREEPGNDGTAV, from the exons GATTTGCTGTTGTTAAATGAAGCTGACCTGCGTGACCTTGGTGTTAAGGATTGTACTCACAGGACAAAGATAGTCTCAAGTTTGTGCTACCTGCGAGATAACTATAAGAATTTGCCAG aTAAAAGAAATTCTTGGAGTCAGCTGTCCAatgcaccaccacctccacc GTCTTACTTCTCACCAACTATTTATGACAACAACCAGAATGCAACAAATGAGAAACTACAGCTTGATCTACATCTAGAGTTACAAGGGAACCCAGGAAATTTACGGTCTTATTCTTGGTATCATGGTCAGATCAGTCGACTTGCTGCCGAACAGTTAGTTGTTGTCAATGGTGACTACCTTGTCCGAGATAGTGTATCACAGCCAGGAGACTTTGTACTCTCTTGTGGTTGGCATGGAGTCCCCATGCACTTTATTATAAATTCTAAAGTTTTAATAGATGGATATGCCGAacctaaaataatttatttgctgGAAGATGATGAGTTCAATTCCATCCCTAGTCTCATTGATTATTATGTAAAAAATTCTAAACCTGTAACCAAGGCATCAAATGTAATTCTGAAAAAAGCTATAGCTCGGCAATTACCTCTTAGTTCGTATGATATGAAGTATGGCTCTCCAATGAATAAGAATTCTGGATTTTATTCAAGTACACCAAATATCAGCCCCAAACCTAGCCCTTTTGTGACCCCAAATACAACTCCGCCTGGCAGTCCAACTGGAATGAAAGACCATCTCCACAAAAGAACTGGTAGTCAACCTGTACTCTGTTTAGAGCAATCCAGTTGTGACGCTCCATTTTCTCCAACTCACCTGGGTCGCTCTGACAGTGTTCCCTCAATTGGCTACAGCTCACCTTTATCACCAATAGCAACCCCTACAATGCCATCCCCTCCAATTCATCACACTCGATGTGGTAGTGAACCAATCTTGTCACCACAACCAGTAAATCCAACATTCCTCACAGTGCCAGAAAATTCCCTAAACCCAGCTTCATCAGAGAGCAGTTTGTTTAAAGCTCCACCTCCTAAACCCAGCAGGGTCGCTTCAATCAAAACAAAGCAACGACCTACAATTGAAATCCGAAATGCTgcattatatgatgatgaaatGGATTATAGTGAACTTGATCAGGTTGTTGCAACACCTAGTTGGATCAAAGCTGATAAAAAGTTGGAATTTACCTATCAACAAAACCTGAAAAATGTTTCTTCAGTTCAAGGAACAAGTACTAACAAAAATGGTAAATCCctcttaaaaaacaaatttcctAGTAAATCCAAATTTCCATCCGGTAAAGATTCTATAAATGAAGAATACACTGAGCAAATTTTCGATGTTAATTACatgaaagcaaaagaaatcaCCATTCCAAACGATAAAAGCTTCCGTAGAAGTTATAACTTGCAAAATTACTGTGGGACATTGATTCCTGATGAAAACAAACCTTTAGATGTTCATGTATTTTTCAAAGTCTATGACATATTAATGGACAATCCACGACGAATTGCTCAACATCTTACAAAAATTGATGTGGAGTTTATCCGTGTTCTTGGAGAGGATGATCTTGGAGCTGGAGTTCTGTCTGGTTTAGAACTGATTACATTACCACAAGGTTCAGTCCTCCGGCAGGATATTTTGGaaag ATGTTACACTATGCAGGTGTTTGTAGCCACAACAATCCTCATctggaacaaaattgtaatgaGAGCACAAGTGTTGAGTAAATGGATTCAGGTTGCTACAGAACTTAAAAATACTCTTGGAAATTTATTTGGCTTTGTGAATGTCATGGAAGGAATTGGTCTCAAACAG GTAAAACGTCTCCGCGATACTTGGCTGATTCTACGACAAGATCACACAGGCAGTGCAATGATTTATGATAAGAAGTTACGAGGTGTTCATCAGACCCTAACGGAAGGATCGTTTTTGCTACCCCTTCAGAATGTCAGCATTCCAAACATCTTACCTGTTGTTAGCTTGATGGAAAAAACCCTAGAAACCATGATGGATATGATGCCTTGGGAAACAAACAATTCTACTTTTGACTTGGAGAGCTTTTTCGTACACCTTGACACAGCAAGGTTAATCTCTTCGCAGATAGCTCTTTATAAAATGTCTAGCCAATCACTAACTGGTGAACTTCGAGAAGCACCAGAACTTCAGGAAGTTCTAAGGACTGAATTCCAAGTACGATTGCTATGGGGGAAGAAGGGGTCTGTTACAAATCCACTGGAGCGCTATGAGATATTTGACAAAATTCTAACTGCAATGTCCAATCAGCGTGAAGAACCTGGTAATGATGGCACTGCTGTTTAA
- the LOC106874563 gene encoding breast cancer anti-estrogen resistance protein 3 homolog isoform X1 gives MMKSFRRTSSYSDYDNILFTDKSPDLYRLVLQRRHKNKVMVGKHLDIHSWLEILSLQEYLPVFKDYASVEDLLLLNEADLRDLGVKDCTHRTKIVSSLCYLRDNYKNLPDKRNSWSQLSNAPPPPPSYFSPTIYDNNQNATNEKLQLDLHLELQGNPGNLRSYSWYHGQISRLAAEQLVVVNGDYLVRDSVSQPGDFVLSCGWHGVPMHFIINSKVLIDGYAEPKIIYLLEDDEFNSIPSLIDYYVKNSKPVTKASNVILKKAIARQLPLSSYDMKYGSPMNKNSGFYSSTPNISPKPSPFVTPNTTPPGSPTGMKDHLHKRTGSQPVLCLEQSSCDAPFSPTHLGRSDSVPSIGYSSPLSPIATPTMPSPPIHHTRCGSEPILSPQPVNPTFLTVPENSLNPASSESSLFKAPPPKPSRVASIKTKQRPTIEIRNAALYDDEMDYSELDQVVATPSWIKADKKLEFTYQQNLKNVSSVQGTSTNKNGKSLLKNKFPSKSKFPSGKDSINEEYTEQIFDVNYMKAKEITIPNDKSFRRSYNLQNYCGTLIPDENKPLDVHVFFKVYDILMDNPRRIAQHLTKIDVEFIRVLGEDDLGAGVLSGLELITLPQGSVLRQDILERCYTMQVFVATTILIWNKIVMRAQVLSKWIQVATELKNTLGNLFGFVNVMEGIGLKQVKRLRDTWLILRQDHTGSAMIYDKKLRGVHQTLTEGSFLLPLQNVSIPNILPVVSLMEKTLETMMDMMPWETNNSTFDLESFFVHLDTARLISSQIALYKMSSQSLTGELREAPELQEVLRTEFQVRLLWGKKGSVTNPLERYEIFDKILTAMSNQREEPGNDGTAV, from the exons GATTTGCTGTTGTTAAATGAAGCTGACCTGCGTGACCTTGGTGTTAAGGATTGTACTCACAGGACAAAGATAGTCTCAAGTTTGTGCTACCTGCGAGATAACTATAAGAATTTGCCAG aTAAAAGAAATTCTTGGAGTCAGCTGTCCAatgcaccaccacctccacc GTCTTACTTCTCACCAACTATTTATGACAACAACCAGAATGCAACAAATGAGAAACTACAGCTTGATCTACATCTAGAGTTACAAGGGAACCCAGGAAATTTACGGTCTTATTCTTGGTATCATGGTCAGATCAGTCGACTTGCTGCCGAACAGTTAGTTGTTGTCAATGGTGACTACCTTGTCCGAGATAGTGTATCACAGCCAGGAGACTTTGTACTCTCTTGTGGTTGGCATGGAGTCCCCATGCACTTTATTATAAATTCTAAAGTTTTAATAGATGGATATGCCGAacctaaaataatttatttgctgGAAGATGATGAGTTCAATTCCATCCCTAGTCTCATTGATTATTATGTAAAAAATTCTAAACCTGTAACCAAGGCATCAAATGTAATTCTGAAAAAAGCTATAGCTCGGCAATTACCTCTTAGTTCGTATGATATGAAGTATGGCTCTCCAATGAATAAGAATTCTGGATTTTATTCAAGTACACCAAATATCAGCCCCAAACCTAGCCCTTTTGTGACCCCAAATACAACTCCGCCTGGCAGTCCAACTGGAATGAAAGACCATCTCCACAAAAGAACTGGTAGTCAACCTGTACTCTGTTTAGAGCAATCCAGTTGTGACGCTCCATTTTCTCCAACTCACCTGGGTCGCTCTGACAGTGTTCCCTCAATTGGCTACAGCTCACCTTTATCACCAATAGCAACCCCTACAATGCCATCCCCTCCAATTCATCACACTCGATGTGGTAGTGAACCAATCTTGTCACCACAACCAGTAAATCCAACATTCCTCACAGTGCCAGAAAATTCCCTAAACCCAGCTTCATCAGAGAGCAGTTTGTTTAAAGCTCCACCTCCTAAACCCAGCAGGGTCGCTTCAATCAAAACAAAGCAACGACCTACAATTGAAATCCGAAATGCTgcattatatgatgatgaaatGGATTATAGTGAACTTGATCAGGTTGTTGCAACACCTAGTTGGATCAAAGCTGATAAAAAGTTGGAATTTACCTATCAACAAAACCTGAAAAATGTTTCTTCAGTTCAAGGAACAAGTACTAACAAAAATGGTAAATCCctcttaaaaaacaaatttcctAGTAAATCCAAATTTCCATCCGGTAAAGATTCTATAAATGAAGAATACACTGAGCAAATTTTCGATGTTAATTACatgaaagcaaaagaaatcaCCATTCCAAACGATAAAAGCTTCCGTAGAAGTTATAACTTGCAAAATTACTGTGGGACATTGATTCCTGATGAAAACAAACCTTTAGATGTTCATGTATTTTTCAAAGTCTATGACATATTAATGGACAATCCACGACGAATTGCTCAACATCTTACAAAAATTGATGTGGAGTTTATCCGTGTTCTTGGAGAGGATGATCTTGGAGCTGGAGTTCTGTCTGGTTTAGAACTGATTACATTACCACAAGGTTCAGTCCTCCGGCAGGATATTTTGGaaag ATGTTACACTATGCAGGTGTTTGTAGCCACAACAATCCTCATctggaacaaaattgtaatgaGAGCACAAGTGTTGAGTAAATGGATTCAGGTTGCTACAGAACTTAAAAATACTCTTGGAAATTTATTTGGCTTTGTGAATGTCATGGAAGGAATTGGTCTCAAACAG GTAAAACGTCTCCGCGATACTTGGCTGATTCTACGACAAGATCACACAGGCAGTGCAATGATTTATGATAAGAAGTTACGAGGTGTTCATCAGACCCTAACGGAAGGATCGTTTTTGCTACCCCTTCAGAATGTCAGCATTCCAAACATCTTACCTGTTGTTAGCTTGATGGAAAAAACCCTAGAAACCATGATGGATATGATGCCTTGGGAAACAAACAATTCTACTTTTGACTTGGAGAGCTTTTTCGTACACCTTGACACAGCAAGGTTAATCTCTTCGCAGATAGCTCTTTATAAAATGTCTAGCCAATCACTAACTGGTGAACTTCGAGAAGCACCAGAACTTCAGGAAGTTCTAAGGACTGAATTCCAAGTACGATTGCTATGGGGGAAGAAGGGGTCTGTTACAAATCCACTGGAGCGCTATGAGATATTTGACAAAATTCTAACTGCAATGTCCAATCAGCGTGAAGAACCTGGTAATGATGGCACTGCTGTTTAA